From a single Gemmatimonadota bacterium genomic region:
- a CDS encoding CocE/NonD family hydrolase produces the protein MNPDRWLRSASLLLAVVAAPTSGHAQLAAGPDTGYLRTHYQKREAMISMRDGVKLFTAIYSPRDPGRPAPILLTRTPYSAAPYGPASYPRFIGPGPGFAAGRWVFVTQDVRGRYRSEGHFVHMTPHRSDKRGPADVDESTDTYDTIDWLIKNVPGNNGRVGLWGISYGGFFAAAGSIAAHPALKAVSPQAPQTDWFLGDDTHHNGAFFLTSTFNFMAACGRRGTGTSMTCGRPFDFGTTDGYQFFLNLGPLANVDAKYFKGEVPGWTEMMEHGTYDSLWQSRNILPHIKNITPAVLTVGGWYDANNFYGALHLFETIERQSPATDNAIVIGPWYHGQWARDPGAAVGKLGFGSNTSEEYQNNILRPFFEAHLLGAGQAKHPKAYVFETGSNRWRTFDTWPPKEAAARSIYLGVGKTLSFEAPRATPGNPFEEWVTDPAKPVSFVPGLSTDMDPDYMAEDQRFGDGRADVVSYRGNLLTEDLTVSGPVSPTLFVSTTGTDGDWVVKLIDVHPNGFQELVRGDVVRAKFRNSFEHPEPLTPGQVTRLDFVMPDVMHTFRRGHRLLVQVQGSWFPLVDRNPQTFVDIYRAQESDFQKASQRVYRTPTESSRIVVNVLPSRPIP, from the coding sequence ATGAACCCTGACCGTTGGCTCCGTTCCGCCAGCTTGCTCCTGGCGGTGGTGGCCGCCCCAACCTCCGGTCACGCGCAGTTGGCCGCCGGACCTGATACCGGCTACCTCCGCACCCACTATCAGAAGCGCGAAGCCATGATTTCGATGCGGGACGGGGTCAAGTTGTTTACTGCGATCTATAGCCCCCGCGACCCGGGTCGGCCCGCGCCGATCCTGCTGACCCGCACACCATACAGTGCCGCCCCGTACGGACCGGCCAGCTATCCCCGGTTCATCGGCCCGGGTCCCGGCTTTGCAGCGGGCCGCTGGGTTTTCGTGACCCAAGACGTGCGGGGCCGCTACCGCTCCGAAGGCCACTTCGTGCATATGACGCCGCACCGGTCGGACAAACGGGGTCCCGCCGACGTCGATGAGAGCACCGACACGTACGACACGATTGACTGGTTGATCAAGAACGTGCCGGGTAACAACGGCCGGGTCGGTCTCTGGGGCATTTCGTACGGCGGGTTCTTTGCCGCGGCCGGGTCGATCGCGGCCCATCCCGCGCTCAAGGCCGTTTCGCCGCAGGCACCCCAGACCGACTGGTTCCTGGGTGACGATACCCACCACAACGGCGCCTTCTTCCTGACCTCGACCTTCAACTTCATGGCGGCGTGTGGCCGGCGGGGCACCGGCACCTCGATGACCTGCGGCCGGCCCTTCGATTTCGGTACCACCGACGGCTACCAGTTCTTCCTGAACCTTGGCCCCCTCGCCAACGTCGACGCCAAATACTTCAAGGGTGAGGTTCCCGGCTGGACCGAAATGATGGAGCACGGTACCTACGATTCGCTCTGGCAGTCGCGGAACATCCTGCCCCACATCAAAAACATCACGCCCGCGGTCCTGACGGTCGGTGGGTGGTACGATGCCAACAACTTCTATGGTGCCTTGCACCTGTTCGAAACGATCGAACGCCAGAGCCCGGCCACCGACAATGCCATTGTGATCGGACCGTGGTACCACGGGCAATGGGCCCGCGATCCGGGGGCGGCCGTTGGCAAACTCGGCTTCGGTTCCAACACCTCGGAGGAGTATCAGAACAACATCCTCCGGCCGTTTTTCGAGGCCCATCTCCTGGGCGCCGGCCAGGCTAAGCACCCCAAGGCGTATGTCTTCGAGACCGGGTCCAACCGGTGGCGGACCTTCGACACTTGGCCCCCAAAGGAAGCCGCGGCCCGATCGATCTACCTCGGAGTCGGGAAGACGCTGTCGTTCGAGGCGCCTCGGGCGACGCCCGGTAACCCGTTCGAGGAATGGGTGACCGACCCCGCGAAACCCGTATCCTTCGTCCCGGGCCTGAGTACCGACATGGATCCCGACTACATGGCAGAAGACCAGCGCTTCGGGGACGGCCGGGCCGACGTGGTAAGCTATCGCGGCAACCTGCTTACCGAAGACCTGACCGTGTCGGGCCCGGTGAGTCCGACCCTCTTCGTATCGACCACGGGTACCGACGGCGACTGGGTTGTTAAATTGATTGACGTTCATCCCAATGGCTTTCAGGAGTTGGTCCGGGGCGATGTGGTCCGGGCCAAATTCCGGAACAGTTTCGAGCACCCGGAACCACTGACACCAGGGCAGGTCACCCGGCTCGACTTCGTGATGCCCGACGTGATGCACACCTTTCGGCGCGGGCACCGGCTCCTCGTGCAAGTGCAGGGGAGTTGGTTCCCGCTGGTGGACCGAAACCCGCAAACGTTCGTCGATATCTATCGGGCTCAGGAATCGGATTTCCAAAAGGCGAGCCAGCGGGTGTACCGGACGCCGACCGAGAGTTCCCGGATCGTGGTGAATGTGTTGCCGTCGCGGCCGATTCCCTGA
- a CDS encoding MFS transporter, producing the protein MSSTRTPALGFILITLLIDVTGLGIIIPVMPKLITHLTAGTLSDAARWGGWMTFSYAAMQFLFAPIMGGLSDRFGRRPVLLASLFGFGLDYIFMAVAPTIWWLFLSRIIAGIMGASFTTASAYIADVSPPEKRAQNFGMIGAVFGMGFILGPLIGGLLGPYGARLPFIASAVLTLVNWLYGYFVLPESLGQEHRRPFDWKRANSLVSLKNLRKYPVILGLVGSLVLLQIAAHAVQSNWSFYTIEKFQWNERMVGLSIAMVGLAVGIVQGGLIRVIIPKLGQVRSVYLGLGVYSLGFFLYAAATATWMMFAFTVVYCLGGIAGPAIQGLISGQVPPNEQGELQGALTSLMSLTSIVGPPLMANTFSWFTGPRAPFYFPGAALVLGGVLTLVGALMARSSLHKTVGRTT; encoded by the coding sequence ATGTCGTCCACGCGGACGCCAGCCCTTGGCTTCATTCTGATCACGTTATTGATCGACGTGACGGGGCTCGGGATCATCATCCCCGTCATGCCGAAACTGATCACCCACCTGACCGCCGGCACCCTGAGCGACGCGGCCCGGTGGGGCGGCTGGATGACGTTCTCGTATGCGGCAATGCAGTTCCTCTTTGCCCCGATCATGGGCGGCTTGAGTGACCGGTTCGGCCGCCGGCCGGTGCTCCTCGCGTCGTTGTTCGGTTTCGGGCTCGACTACATCTTCATGGCCGTGGCCCCAACAATCTGGTGGCTCTTCCTGAGCCGGATCATTGCCGGCATCATGGGGGCGTCCTTCACCACGGCCTCCGCCTACATCGCCGACGTTTCGCCGCCCGAGAAGCGAGCCCAGAACTTCGGGATGATCGGCGCGGTGTTCGGCATGGGGTTCATCCTGGGCCCCTTGATCGGCGGACTGCTCGGACCCTATGGCGCCCGACTTCCCTTCATCGCCTCGGCCGTCCTGACGCTCGTAAACTGGCTCTACGGCTATTTCGTCCTTCCCGAGTCGCTGGGGCAGGAACACCGCCGCCCGTTCGACTGGAAGCGGGCCAACTCGCTGGTGTCGCTGAAGAACCTCCGGAAATACCCGGTCATCCTGGGCCTGGTCGGCTCGCTGGTCCTGCTCCAGATCGCCGCCCACGCGGTCCAAAGCAATTGGTCGTTCTACACGATCGAGAAGTTCCAGTGGAATGAACGCATGGTCGGGCTTTCGATTGCGATGGTGGGACTTGCGGTCGGGATCGTTCAAGGAGGGCTGATCCGGGTCATCATCCCGAAACTGGGCCAGGTCCGGAGCGTCTACTTGGGGCTCGGCGTGTACAGTCTCGGCTTCTTCCTCTACGCCGCCGCCACGGCGACCTGGATGATGTTCGCCTTCACCGTGGTGTACTGCCTCGGCGGGATTGCCGGGCCGGCCATCCAGGGGCTGATCTCCGGTCAAGTACCGCCGAACGAGCAGGGCGAGTTGCAGGGCGCGCTCACCAGCCTGATGAGTCTGACGTCGATTGTCGGACCGCCCCTCATGGCCAACACGTTTTCGTGGTTCACCGGACCCCGAGCCCCCTTCTATTTTCCCGGTGCCGCGCTCGTGCTGGGCGGGGTCCTGACCTTAGTCGGCGCCCTGATGGCGCGCAGCAGTCTCCACAAAACCGTTGGTCGTACCACCTGA
- a CDS encoding S58 family peptidase, which yields MTRPVLRLVAALSAIAALAAPLTIHAQPKSRARDLGIPLDGTPGPLNAITDVAGVEVGFVTLIKGSGKRVIGQGPVRTGVTAILPRGKATLEPVFAAFYAGNGNGDMTGTHWIEEVGVLETPIMITNTLSVGTVRDAVVDWMVKRNAPGPFWYPVVAETSDGGLNDMKGLHVKAEHAFQALENAKAGPVTEGNVGGGTGMNCHGFKGGTGTASRKLAATDGGFMVGVLVQCNYGTRTQLRIAGIPVGREVTGVDPCVAQRIDPPVMAFDGKAIPVCASSPAPSDQPAEEPEQGSIIIAVATDAPLSPDQLKRVVRRVALGMGRMGSNNGNGSGDIFIAFSTANRGIDWGNSGRSTLPAPTMQRIGSGLMDPVFTATVEATEEAILNALMAAETMDGADYRRSWAIPHDQVRAILARYNRLTGTTR from the coding sequence ATGACCCGCCCCGTCCTCCGGCTCGTCGCCGCCCTGTCTGCGATCGCAGCACTCGCCGCGCCTCTCACGATCCACGCGCAACCGAAATCCCGCGCCCGCGATCTCGGCATTCCGCTCGACGGGACGCCCGGTCCGCTCAATGCGATCACCGATGTGGCCGGGGTCGAGGTCGGCTTTGTCACCCTGATCAAGGGCAGCGGAAAACGCGTCATCGGCCAAGGGCCGGTTCGAACCGGGGTGACCGCGATTCTGCCCCGGGGCAAAGCCACCCTCGAACCGGTCTTCGCCGCCTTCTATGCCGGGAATGGCAACGGCGACATGACCGGTACTCATTGGATCGAGGAGGTCGGAGTGCTCGAAACCCCGATCATGATCACCAACACCTTGAGTGTCGGCACCGTCCGCGATGCGGTGGTCGACTGGATGGTCAAGCGAAACGCCCCGGGCCCGTTCTGGTATCCGGTCGTGGCGGAAACATCCGACGGCGGGTTGAACGACATGAAGGGCCTGCACGTGAAGGCCGAGCACGCGTTTCAGGCCCTCGAGAACGCGAAGGCCGGCCCGGTCACCGAGGGGAACGTCGGGGGCGGCACCGGGATGAACTGCCACGGTTTCAAAGGCGGCACCGGAACGGCCTCCCGGAAGCTGGCGGCCACTGACGGCGGCTTCATGGTCGGGGTCCTGGTCCAGTGCAACTACGGGACCAGGACCCAACTCCGGATCGCGGGCATCCCGGTGGGGCGGGAGGTCACCGGCGTCGATCCCTGCGTGGCCCAACGGATCGATCCCCCGGTCATGGCCTTCGATGGCAAGGCGATCCCGGTCTGCGCCTCGAGCCCGGCGCCCTCGGATCAGCCGGCGGAAGAACCCGAGCAGGGGTCGATCATCATCGCGGTCGCGACCGATGCGCCGCTGTCGCCCGATCAGTTGAAGCGGGTGGTCCGGCGGGTGGCGTTAGGCATGGGGCGGATGGGATCCAACAACGGCAATGGCTCGGGCGACATCTTTATCGCTTTTTCGACGGCCAATCGGGGCATCGACTGGGGCAACAGCGGCCGCTCGACCTTGCCGGCGCCGACGATGCAGCGGATCGGATCGGGCCTAATGGACCCGGTCTTCACCGCGACCGTCGAGGCCACCGAAGAGGCCATCCTGAACGCCCTGATGGCGGCTGAGACGATGGACGGGGCCGACTATCGGCGGTCGTGGGCCATTCCCCACGACCAGGTACGGGCCATCCTAGCCCGGTACAACCGGCTGACCGGCACTACTCGCTGA
- a CDS encoding DUF2127 domain-containing protein has protein sequence MPLPSDRPGFGLRAVALLEAAKGLLVLAAGSGLLLLINRDVEALAERLLAHLHLNPAHHYPRVFLQIAGDPTRAWLVAVGCSGVRRGRRPASLLCSRRRDSWWPGIRSATAVVSSCTGMGRPRHTSAKRAPAAATAQPSMGRGPEPSRLAHPAALDHPLDPPGGSSQPPRRGPITVIP, from the coding sequence GTGCCCCTACCCTCCGATCGCCCCGGATTTGGGCTCCGAGCCGTCGCCCTCCTTGAGGCCGCCAAGGGGCTTCTCGTGCTCGCGGCCGGGTCGGGCCTCTTGCTCCTGATCAACCGGGACGTCGAGGCACTCGCCGAGCGGTTGCTTGCGCATCTCCACCTCAATCCGGCCCATCACTACCCTCGGGTCTTTCTCCAGATCGCCGGGGACCCAACCCGGGCCTGGCTGGTGGCGGTCGGCTGCTCCGGAGTCAGGCGGGGTCGGCGGCCCGCGTCGTTACTGTGTTCGCGGCGGCGGGACTCATGGTGGCCGGGTATCAGGTCGGCCACAGCGGTGGTGAGCTCGTGTACCGGCATGGGGCGGCCTCGGCATACGTCGGCCAAGCGGGCACCGGCGGCGGCGACAGCCCAGCCGAGCATGGGTCGGGGGCCCGAACCCTCCCGGCTTGCTCATCCGGCCGCTCTGGACCACCCACTCGATCCGCCGGGCGGTTCGAGCCAGCCCCCTCGTCGCGGCCCCATCACAGTCATACCGTAG
- a CDS encoding polysaccharide deacetylase: protein MPAADAGTKAKVTPGWQWSIDSVRKVVGAVRAGKSLKPKIWPNGAKVAVLLSFDVDNETIPIRFGEPTVGALSQAQYGARVGLGRILGLLDRNAIPATFFIPAVSLMITPEMVGQIKQAGVHEFAVHGWIHELNTTLPGDIEKELVQRAVDTLTKLTGTRPVGYRAPSWNMSPNTMRIVQELGFLYESSLMADDVPYELVADGKPTGVVELPVEWIKDDAPLYDPRGNAYSPPREVAQVWIDEFDRAYDEGGMFLLTMHPHISGHGSRMVALELLVAHVKKRTGVWFGTHRAAAEWVKAPH, encoded by the coding sequence ATGCCCGCCGCCGATGCCGGCACCAAGGCCAAGGTTACGCCGGGCTGGCAGTGGTCGATCGATAGCGTTCGGAAGGTGGTCGGTGCCGTTCGGGCCGGGAAGAGTCTCAAGCCGAAGATCTGGCCGAACGGTGCCAAGGTGGCGGTGCTGCTGTCGTTCGACGTCGACAACGAAACCATCCCGATCCGGTTCGGCGAGCCCACGGTTGGCGCGCTCTCGCAGGCGCAGTACGGCGCCCGGGTCGGCCTCGGGCGGATTCTCGGGCTGCTCGACCGGAACGCGATCCCGGCCACCTTCTTCATTCCGGCCGTGAGCCTGATGATCACGCCGGAAATGGTGGGCCAGATCAAGCAGGCCGGGGTCCATGAGTTCGCGGTCCACGGGTGGATCCACGAACTCAACACCACCTTGCCGGGTGACATTGAGAAGGAACTGGTCCAGCGGGCCGTCGATACCCTTACCAAGCTGACCGGCACCAGGCCCGTGGGCTATCGAGCGCCGTCGTGGAACATGAGCCCCAACACGATGCGGATCGTCCAGGAACTCGGCTTTCTCTATGAAAGTTCCCTGATGGCCGACGACGTACCGTACGAGTTAGTGGCGGACGGGAAGCCGACCGGTGTCGTGGAGTTGCCGGTCGAGTGGATCAAGGACGACGCCCCGCTCTACGATCCCCGCGGCAACGCCTACAGCCCGCCGCGTGAAGTGGCCCAGGTCTGGATCGATGAGTTCGACCGGGCCTATGACGAGGGCGGGATGTTCCTGCTCACCATGCATCCCCATATCAGCGGGCACGGATCGCGGATGGTGGCGCTCGAGCTGTTGGTGGCCCATGTCAAGAAGCGGACTGGGGTCTGGTTTGGAACTCACCGGGCCGCCGCCGAGTGGGTGAAGGCGCCGCACTGA
- a CDS encoding class A beta-lactamase-related serine hydrolase — translation MLLRLATYRAAAIAILCTVQLSAQTRPNAAANPDVLGAERLFSAWMEGQIAYRGLPGIVVGVVADQELVWAAGFGYADTQAKRPMTAGTKFRMASHSKLFTATAIMQLREQGKLGLHDPVAKHLPWFHAKPADPGDAPITIEELLTHSSGLPREAGPHWTTYEFPTQDELRKLITERQAAFSPEVRWKYSNLAYSLAGMIVETVSGETWADYVQNHIYAPLDMAASSVDRTDPGLAVGYGRRMPDGSRVVMPFVDARGMASATGITSTVEDMAKFVSAQFRTGPMGGRQIVSTGSLREMHRVRMLENNWTQGNAIGFAVNRIRDKTYVGHGGGYPGYTTQTLIQLDSRVGVIVLTNTNDSNPFDIAMQLMSTVGEAVAKATATEPKVVAWDPSWARFAGFYSGRGGDSQVVLLNERLVIITPNGANVDDPVRLEPLGNGLFRYVAPVGGGPVGEVVRFVEEGGRVVRMITGDSYVDRVR, via the coding sequence ATGCTCCTCCGTCTTGCGACGTACCGCGCCGCAGCGATCGCCATCCTCTGCACGGTGCAACTCTCCGCCCAGACCCGGCCGAACGCCGCCGCCAATCCCGATGTCCTCGGCGCCGAGCGGCTGTTCTCGGCCTGGATGGAAGGCCAGATCGCGTACCGCGGACTCCCCGGGATCGTGGTCGGGGTTGTGGCCGACCAGGAGTTGGTCTGGGCCGCCGGATTCGGGTACGCCGACACCCAGGCCAAGCGGCCGATGACCGCCGGGACCAAGTTCCGGATGGCGTCTCACAGCAAGCTGTTCACCGCTACCGCCATCATGCAGCTCCGCGAGCAGGGCAAGCTCGGGCTCCATGATCCGGTCGCCAAACATTTGCCGTGGTTTCATGCCAAACCGGCCGATCCGGGCGACGCGCCGATCACGATCGAGGAGCTGCTGACCCATAGCTCCGGGCTCCCGCGCGAGGCGGGGCCGCACTGGACGACCTACGAGTTCCCGACCCAGGATGAGCTCCGGAAGCTGATCACCGAGCGGCAGGCCGCGTTTTCGCCGGAAGTCCGCTGGAAGTACTCGAACCTCGCCTACTCGCTGGCGGGGATGATCGTCGAAACCGTGAGCGGTGAGACCTGGGCCGACTACGTCCAGAACCACATCTACGCGCCGTTAGACATGGCCGCGTCGAGTGTCGACCGGACCGATCCCGGCTTGGCGGTCGGGTACGGCCGTCGGATGCCGGACGGATCCCGGGTCGTGATGCCGTTCGTCGACGCCCGCGGGATGGCCTCAGCCACCGGAATCACCTCGACGGTCGAAGACATGGCGAAGTTCGTGTCGGCCCAATTTCGGACCGGGCCGATGGGCGGCAGGCAAATCGTGAGCACCGGGTCGCTTCGGGAAATGCACCGGGTCCGAATGCTCGAGAACAACTGGACGCAGGGCAATGCCATCGGCTTTGCGGTGAACCGGATTCGAGACAAGACCTATGTTGGCCACGGTGGCGGGTACCCGGGCTATACCACCCAAACCTTGATTCAACTCGACAGCCGAGTCGGGGTGATCGTGCTCACCAATACGAACGACTCGAATCCGTTCGACATCGCGATGCAGTTGATGAGCACCGTGGGCGAGGCCGTGGCCAAGGCGACGGCGACCGAGCCCAAAGTCGTGGCGTGGGATCCGTCATGGGCCCGGTTCGCAGGATTCTACAGCGGGCGCGGGGGCGATTCCCAAGTGGTGCTCCTGAACGAGCGGTTGGTCATCATCACGCCCAATGGAGCGAACGTCGACGACCCGGTTCGGCTCGAACCCCTTGGCAACGGGCTCTTCCGGTATGTCGCTCCGGTGGGGGGCGGGCCCGTCGGCGAGGTGGTACGGTTCGTCGAGGAGGGCGGCCGGGTGGTCCGGATGATTACCGGCGATTCGTACGTGGATCGGGTCCGATGA
- a CDS encoding Fic family protein produces the protein MYVWECRGWPRFRWNVDTLLGSLASTRLKQGRLLGTMIRLGFDLKREAQLATLTENVIKSSEIEGEVLEGAAVRSSIARRLGVAEASVTPADRRTEGVVEMMLDATERYDAPLTMKRLFGWHAALFPTGYAGARPVRVGAWRNDADGPMQVVSGPLGRKRVHYQAPPAPKVAAEMARFLEWFNRRTEPEGLLRAGLAHLWFVTLHPFDDGNGRMARAIADQALAQSEGSSQRFYSMSSQIRKERTQYYDLLERTQRSGLDITEWLSWFLECLARAIDGAGVVSATVLTKADFWERSAREPFTPRQKLVLNRFLDGFEGSLTAKKWSVIGKCSVPTAQRDLNDLVERALLRRNPGGSKNTSYRL, from the coding sequence ATGTACGTCTGGGAGTGCCGGGGCTGGCCAAGATTCCGCTGGAACGTCGACACCCTGCTGGGGTCGTTGGCATCCACCCGCCTGAAGCAGGGCCGGCTTCTGGGCACCATGATCCGGCTGGGCTTCGACCTCAAACGGGAGGCTCAGCTCGCGACGCTGACCGAGAACGTCATCAAGAGTTCGGAGATCGAGGGCGAGGTTCTCGAAGGGGCGGCGGTTCGATCGTCGATTGCCCGGCGGTTGGGTGTCGCCGAGGCGAGCGTGACCCCGGCCGACCGGCGGACCGAAGGGGTGGTCGAGATGATGCTCGACGCCACCGAGCGGTACGACGCGCCGCTGACCATGAAGCGGTTGTTCGGGTGGCATGCGGCGCTGTTTCCCACCGGCTATGCGGGGGCTCGCCCAGTCCGGGTCGGGGCCTGGCGGAACGACGCCGATGGTCCGATGCAGGTGGTCTCGGGTCCGCTTGGACGGAAGCGCGTTCACTACCAAGCTCCGCCGGCGCCGAAGGTGGCCGCCGAAATGGCTCGTTTCCTCGAGTGGTTCAATCGCCGGACCGAACCGGAGGGATTGCTTCGGGCCGGCCTGGCCCATTTGTGGTTTGTGACGCTTCATCCGTTCGACGATGGGAATGGTCGGATGGCGCGCGCCATTGCCGATCAGGCGTTGGCGCAATCGGAAGGCTCGTCGCAGCGGTTCTACAGCATGTCGAGCCAGATCCGGAAGGAGCGGACCCAGTACTACGACCTGTTGGAGCGGACCCAGCGGAGCGGTCTCGACATCACCGAGTGGCTGAGTTGGTTTCTTGAATGCCTGGCCCGCGCCATCGATGGTGCCGGAGTGGTATCGGCCACGGTGCTCACCAAGGCGGATTTCTGGGAGCGCTCGGCCCGCGAGCCGTTCACGCCGCGTCAGAAACTGGTCTTGAACCGGTTTCTGGATGGGTTCGAGGGCAGCCTAACGGCCAAGAAGTGGTCGGTGATCGGCAAGTGCTCGGTGCCGACGGCGCAGCGTGATCTCAACGACTTGGTTGAGCGCGCCCTTCTGCGACGGAACCCTGGCGGGAGTAAGAACACGAGTTACCGTCTCTAA
- a CDS encoding YncE family protein: MNSFMRKATLVAAVSGPGSLAAQAPAPAAPTANYWVYVGAESADAIYRIRFGPGGTAVEKTIAIGELAAEMEGPHGLVISHDGKYLHMTTGHGFPDGKYWRYVLGPDTLMGPGTLLGNFPASIEISPDGLYAIAANFNLHGDMVPSSQSVIYTPTQTEVARVVTCTMPHGSRIDPSGRLHYSGCMMDDQLVEIDTRTFTVSRRFSLAKGAEQPLDKADRGEMGGHLQTAAVSGKPAVDPADVGYQGMRHQMKPNSCSPTWAQPSADGKKVYVACNKSDEILEIDRDGWAVSRRFPTGRGVYNLAVTPNGKLLVATLKQGSGVQVFDLGTGTSVAQFKSSTTVSHGVALSSDSRYAFVSSEGVGAAPGKVDVYDLTALAKVGTVDVGQQASGIAFWKTEPAH, from the coding sequence ATGAATAGCTTCATGCGCAAGGCGACCCTGGTCGCGGCGGTCTCCGGCCCTGGTTCGTTGGCGGCGCAGGCGCCGGCGCCGGCCGCCCCCACCGCCAACTATTGGGTCTACGTGGGCGCCGAATCGGCCGACGCGATCTACCGGATTCGGTTCGGACCCGGCGGCACGGCGGTCGAAAAAACCATTGCGATCGGCGAGTTGGCCGCCGAGATGGAAGGCCCCCACGGGCTGGTGATCTCCCATGACGGCAAGTATCTCCACATGACGACCGGCCACGGGTTTCCGGACGGCAAATACTGGCGGTATGTCCTCGGACCCGACACCCTGATGGGGCCGGGTACCCTGCTCGGCAACTTCCCGGCCTCGATCGAGATCTCGCCCGACGGGCTCTACGCCATTGCCGCGAATTTCAACCTCCATGGTGACATGGTGCCGTCGTCCCAGTCGGTGATCTACACCCCGACCCAGACCGAAGTGGCGCGGGTGGTGACCTGCACCATGCCGCACGGGAGCCGGATCGATCCGAGCGGGCGGCTTCACTACTCCGGCTGCATGATGGACGACCAGTTGGTCGAGATCGATACTCGGACCTTTACCGTGTCGCGCCGGTTCTCGTTGGCCAAGGGTGCCGAGCAGCCGCTCGACAAGGCGGACCGGGGCGAAATGGGGGGCCATCTTCAAACCGCCGCCGTGTCCGGCAAACCTGCCGTTGACCCCGCTGACGTCGGCTACCAGGGCATGCGCCACCAGATGAAGCCGAATTCTTGCTCGCCGACCTGGGCCCAACCGTCGGCGGACGGCAAGAAGGTCTACGTCGCCTGCAACAAGAGCGATGAGATTCTCGAAATCGACCGCGACGGGTGGGCCGTGTCCCGCCGGTTTCCGACCGGTCGAGGGGTGTACAATCTCGCCGTCACACCGAATGGCAAGCTCCTCGTGGCGACGCTGAAGCAGGGCAGCGGGGTCCAGGTATTTGACCTTGGCACCGGCACCAGTGTCGCCCAATTCAAGAGTTCGACCACGGTGAGCCACGGGGTGGCGCTCAGCTCGGATTCGCGGTACGCGTTCGTGAGCAGCGAAGGGGTGGGGGCGGCCCCAGGCAAGGTCGATGTGTACGATCTGACCGCACTCGCGAAGGTCGGGACCGTGGACGTTGGCCAGCAGGCCAGCGGGATCGCGTTCTGGAAGACGGAACCGGCCCATTAG
- a CDS encoding DUF2132 domain-containing protein, whose translation MAAPKDHPNNPLHGITLHRMLDELVEQVGWERMGREVTVACFTTNPSVASSLAFLRRTPWARAKVETMYLTMIRTPTRPPRN comes from the coding sequence ATGGCCGCCCCGAAGGACCACCCCAACAATCCGTTGCACGGAATCACGCTCCACCGAATGCTCGACGAACTCGTCGAGCAGGTCGGCTGGGAGCGAATGGGCCGGGAGGTCACGGTCGCCTGTTTCACCACCAACCCGAGTGTGGCGTCAAGCCTGGCGTTCCTTCGACGCACCCCGTGGGCCCGCGCCAAGGTCGAAACGATGTACTTGACCATGATCCGAACACCCACGAGGCCACCGAGAAACTAA